The Kogia breviceps isolate mKogBre1 chromosome 4, mKogBre1 haplotype 1, whole genome shotgun sequence genome window below encodes:
- the HAPLN4 gene encoding hyaluronan and proteoglycan link protein 4, with the protein MVCAPAARGRGRGALWAAAWGVLLFTGAAEAQHSRKKVVHVLEGESGSVVVQTAPGQVVSHRGGTIVLPCRYHYEAAAHGHDSVRLKWTKVVDPLAFADVFVALGAQHRAFGSYRGRAELQGDGPGDASLVLRNVTLQDYGRYECEVTNELEDDTGMVKLDLEGVVFPYHPRGGRYKLTFTEAQRACAEQDGILASAEQLHAAWRDGLDWCNAGWLRDGSVQYPVSQPREPCGGLGGTGSAGAGGGASGGVRNYGYRQNAEELYDAFCFTSNLPGRVFFLKPLRPVPFAGAARACAARGAAVAKVGQLFAAWKLQLLDRCTAGWLADGSARYPIVNPRARCGGRRPGVRSLGFPDATRRLFGVYCYRAPGAPDPAPGGWGWGWAGGGGWAGGARDPAAWTPLRV; encoded by the exons ATG GTGTGTGCTCCGGCGGCCCGCGGTCGCGGTCGCGGGGCGCTCTGGGCAGCTGCATGGGGAGTCCTGCTGTTCACCGGCGCCGCGGAAGCGCAGCACAGCCGGAAGAAGGTCGTTCACGTGCTGG AAGGGGAGTCGGGCTCGGTGGTGGTGCAGACAGCGCCGGGACAGGTGGTCAGCCACCGGGGTGGCACCATCGTCTTGCCCTGCCGCTACCACTACGAGGCAGCCGCCCACGGCCACGACAGCGTCCGCCTCAAGTGGACCAAGGTGGTGGACCCGCTGGCCTTTGCCGATGTCTTCGTGGCGCTGGGCGCCCAGCACCGGGCGTTTGGCAGCTACCGCGGGCGGGCTGAGCTGCAGGGCGATGGGCCCGGGGATGCCTCCCTGGTTCTCCGAAACGTCACGCTGCAGGATTATGGGCGCTATGAGTGCGAGGTCACCAACGAGCTGGAGGATGACACTGGCATGGTCAAGCTGGACCTGGAAG GCGTAGTCTTCCCTTACCACCCGCGTGGAGGCCGCTACAAGCTGACCTTCACGGAGGCGCAACGCGCGTGCGCTGAACAGGACGGCATCTTGGCGTCGGCTGAGCAGCTGCACGCGGCCTGGCGCGACGGCCTGGACTGGTGCAACGCGGGCTGGCTGCGCGACGGCTCGGTGCAGTACCCGGTGAGCCAGCCCCGGGAGCCCTGCGGCGGCCTGGGCGGGACCGGGAGCGCCGGGGCTGGCGGCGGAGCCTCGGGGGGTGTGCGCAACTACGGTTACCGCCAGAACGCCGAGGAACTCTACGACGCCTTCTGCTTCACATCCAACCTCCCGG GGCGCGTGTTCTTCCTGAAGCCGCTGCGGCCCGTGCCCTTCGCGGGAGCAGCGCGCGCGTGCGCGGCGCGCGGAGCGGCCGTGGCCAAGGTGGGGCAGTTGTTCGCCGCGTGGAAGCTGCAGTTGCTGGACCGCTGCACCGCAGGCTGGCTGGCGGACGGGAGCGCACGCTACCCCATCGTGAACCCGCGCGCGCGCTGCGGCGGCCGCCGGCCAGGTGTGCGCAGCCTCGGCTTTCCTGACGCCACGCGCCGCCTCTTCGGCGTCTACTGCTATCGCGCGCCTGGTGCACCGGACCCAGCACCtggtggctggggctggggctgggccggAGGCGGCGGGTGGGCTGGAGGCGCGCGAGACCCCGCCGCCTGGACCCCGCTGCGCGTCTAG
- the TM6SF2 gene encoding transmembrane 6 superfamily member 2 isoform X1 → MFAVFSFTSVVDLLIALQEDGYMGGFMAFYTKEGEPYLRTAHGVFICYWDGIVHYLLYLAMAGAIRKRKRYRNLGLYWLGSFVMSILVFLPGNILGKYNSEIRPSFFLTIPYLLVPCWAGLRVFNQTQAPSCCTPNMVEEAQRKGLLQRPVDLALITYLIFAAFFTLFRGLVVLDCPMDACFVYIYQYEPYLRDPVAYPKVQMLVNMFYVLPFYGLAIYALIFPGCSWLPDWTLVFAGAIGQAQFSHMGASMHLRTPFTYRVPEDAWASFFVCNLLYALGPHLLAYRCLWSPAFFLRPLPGPPAHHEKQQ, encoded by the exons TGTTCGCAGTCTTCTCCTTCACCTCCGTGGTGGACCTCCTTATCGCTCTCCAGGAAGATGGCTACATGGGGGGCTTCATGGCGTTCTACACCAAGGAG GGTGAGCCATACCTGCGCACGGCGCACGGGGTCTTCATCTGCTACTGGGATGGCATTGTTCACTACCTCCTCTACCTGGCCATGGCTGGTGCCATCCGTAAAAG GAAGAGGTACCGGAACCTTGGACTCTACTGGCTGGGATCCTTCGTCATGAGCATCCTGGTGTTCCTCCCAGGAAACATCCTTG GCAAATACAACTCAGAGATCAGGCCTTCCTTTTTCCTCACCATCCCCTACTTGCTGGTCCCCTGCTGGGCTGGCTTGAGGGTCTTCAACCAGACCCAGGCACCAAGCTGCTGCACTCCCAACATG GTGGAGGAGGCGCAAAGAAAGGGCCTTCTGCAGCGCCCGGTTGACCTGGCCCTCATCACCTACCTCATCTTTGCTGCGTTCTTCACCCTCTTTCGGGGGCTG GTGGTGCTTGACTGCCCCATGGATGCCTGCTTTGTCTACATCTATCAGTATGAGCCATACCTGCGGGACCCCGTGGCCTATCCGAAGGTGCAG ATGCTGGTGAATATGTTCTACGTGCTGCCCTTCTATGGCCTGGCCATCTATGCCCTCATCTTTCCTGGCTGCTCCTGGCTGCCTGACTGGACCTTGGTATTTGCTGGAGCCATTGGCCAG GCACAGTTCTCACACATGGGTGCTTCCATGCACCTGCGCACGCCCTTCACCTACCGTGTGCCTGAGGACGCCTGGGCCAGCTTCTTCGTGTGCAACCTACTGTATGCTCTGGGGCCTCACTTGCTGGCCTACCGCTGCCTGTGGAGCCCTGCCTTCTTCCTACGCCCGCTTCCTGGCCCCCCAGCCCACCATGAGAAGCAGCAGTGA